Proteins from one Fragaria vesca subsp. vesca linkage group LG6, FraVesHawaii_1.0, whole genome shotgun sequence genomic window:
- the LOC101295825 gene encoding cytochrome P450 734A1-like — MEVDALPIWWSVLFIGVSSLVMKLLNKFWFEPRRIRTVLSKQGIRGPPPTFLLGNVSEMQKIQSALINNTHEALDSHRHLNHNWLPFVFPHIYEWAKEYGPIFMYSTGVNHHLYVSDPELLMEIKQNNSLNLGKPPYLGKPLQPLLGDGLIRSNGEKWAVQRNLLAPEFFLAKVKGMVGVMVESTTSMINTWDCRILESKSGIVDMEVDDELKTLSADIISRACFGSSHSFGNQILEKIAQMVDILGKPSLLYGFLDFSWVLPNKKLWNLRKEVDFMLLKLVRDRQVKRQSGAATENDLLQMLLDIASTNTTDIPTRRREAFILDNCRTIYFASSVATSLTASWTLVLLSQHPEWQDRIRAEIVEVCGGPDKLHHCLRNPDVLRKFKVLTMVIQESMRLYASAVLLVRAALENVKLGNLDVPKGTIIQVCSATLHRDPENWGPDADEFKPERFANGISNACKHPQAYVPFGFGHRVCIGQTFAITQLKIELSLILSKFAFSLSPNYRHAPSHKMLLMPKHGIRLLVKPVQAG, encoded by the exons ATGGAAGTGGATGCTCTACCGATATGGTGGTCTGTTTTGTTTATTGGTGTATCGAGCTTGGTAATGAAATTGCTTAACAAGTTTTGGTTCGAGCCTAGAAGGATTCGAACAGTGCTTTCGAAACAAGGGATTAGAGGACCACCGCCCACCTTCCTTTTAGGCAATGTCTCCGAGATGCAAAAGATTCAATCCGCCCTGATCAACAACACGCATGAAGCGTTGGATAGTCACCGCCATCTCAACCACAATTGGCTTCCTTTTGTATTTCCACATATTTATGAATGGGCAAAAGAGTACG GTCCTATATTCATGTACTCAACAGGGGTCAACCACCACCTGTATGTGAGCGATCCCGAATTGTTAATGGAGATAAAACAAAACAACTCCCTAAATCTAGGGAAACCTCCATATCTGGGTAAACCACTCCAACCCTTGTTAGGTGATGGCCTTATTCGCAGTAATGGTGAAAAATGGGCTGTACAAAGGAATCTTCTTGCTCCGGAATTCTTCCTTGCCAAGGTTAAG GGCATGGTGGGTGTGATGGTGGAATCTACAACATCAATGATCAATACATGGGATTGTCGTATACTAGAAAGCAAATCTGGCATTGTGGACATGGAAGTCGATGACGAGTTGAAGACACTATCTGCAGATATCATATCAAGAGCATGTTTCGGCAGTTCTCACTCCTTTGGAAATCAGATACTTGAAAAGATTGCTCAAATGGTGGACATTTTGGGGAAACCAAGCTTACTATATGGCTTTCTTGATTTTAGCTG GGTGCTTCCTAACAAGAAGTTATGGAATCTAAGGAAAGAAGTGGACTTTATGTTGCTCAAGTTAGTGAGGGATCGCCAGGTTAAACGACAATCAGGTGCCGCAACAGAAAATGACCTATTACAAATGCTACTCGATATTGCTTCTACTAACACCACTGACATTCCTACACGTCGAAGAGAAGCTTTCATTCTAGACAATTGCAGAACTATCTACTTTGCAAGCTCTGTAGCCACTTCTCTTACGGCATCATGGACCTTGGTGCTTCTGTCGCAGCACCCCGAATGGCAGGACCGCATTCGTGCGGAGATCGTTGAGGTTTGTGGGGGTCCGGATAAACTCCATCATTGCTTGCGCAACCCGGACGTGTTGCGCAAGTTCAAAGTG CTGACTATGGTGATTCAAGAGAGTATGCGTCTTTATGCATCTGCAGTTCTACTTGTAAGAGCTGCCCTGGAGAATGTGAAGTTGGGCAACCTTGATGTGCCAAAAGGCACTATCATCCAGGTATGCAGTGCTACATTACACCGCGACCCTGAAAATTGGGGTCCGGATGCTGATGAGTTTAAGCCGGAGAGGTTTGCAAATGGGATATCTAATGCGTGCAAGCATCCCCAAGCTTATGTGCCATTTGGTTTTGGGCATCGAGTGTGCATTGGACAGACTTTTGCTATAACACAACTGAAGATAGAGCTCTCTCTAATCTTGTCCAAGTTCGCATTTTCCCTTTCTCCAAACTACCGCCATGCACCTTCTCACAAAATGTTACTGATGCCTAAACATGGAATCAGACTCCTTGTTAAGCCTGTGCAAGCAGGCTAG
- the LOC101293029 gene encoding cytochrome P450 734A1-like, with protein sequence MEEGLKLAVLVCWSVFLLGVLSLLMRFLRQMWLKPARIRSVLSKQGIRGPRPSFLVGNVPEMQKIQSNITSMITLQKQPSDIDCQRVQHNWDSSVFPYLQQWAREYGPVFLYSTGAKQHLYVSDPKLLRELKLHNSLNLCRPTYLSKPLKPLLGNGLIVANGHEWAYQRKLIAPEFFLDKVKGMVGLMEESTMALLETWESLILESESGVAEIRMDQDLKTLSADIISRACFGSSYSQGNQIFAKIAFLQDALSKPNMLFGFLNFRFFRTETDKKIRSMNKEVDDMLLKLVNDRRAQSKLGGVEKKDLLEMILESAARDNSHNTDMPHYRHKTDRFILDNCRNIYFAGSETTALTVSWTLMLLSLHPEWQERIRAEIVEVGGDHELYHCLQDMDIVRKFKTLTMVILESLRLYGPGVIAAREALTNMKLGDLDVPEGIHMWVYHPALHRDTENWGADANEFKPERFANGVSESCKYPQAYMPFGFGTRLCIGQTFAMLQLKIVLSLILSKFSFSLSPNYRHSPVYKMLLLPEHGIRLIVRRV encoded by the exons ATGGAGGAGGGTCTAAAGCTAGCAGTACTAGTGTGTTGGTCAGTTTTTCTGCTTGGTGTATTGAGCTTGTTGATGAGATTTCTTAGACAGATGTGGCTGAAGCCTGCAAGGATACGATCGGTGCTTTCGAAACAAGGCATCCGAGGGCCACGGCCTTCTTTTCTGGTTGGGAACGTTCCGGAGATGCAAAAGATTCAATCCAACATTACCAGCATGATCACCCTGCAGAAACAACCATCTGATATTGATTGTCAACGAGTGCAGCACAATTGGGATTCCTCTGTGTTTCCCTACCTTCAGCAATGGGCACGCGAGTATG GTCCGGTATTCTTGTACTCCACTGGAGCCAAACAACACTTGTATGTGAGCGATCCTAAGTTGTTAAGGGAGCTGAAGCTGCACAACTCCTTAAACTTGTGCAGACCAACATATCTGAGTAAGCCACTAAAGCCATTGCTTGGTAACGGCCTTATTGTAGCTAACGGACATGAATGGGCTTACCAAAGGAAACTTATTGCTCCTGAATTCTTCCTCGACAAAGTTAAG GGCATGGTAGGTTTAATGGAGGAATCAACGATGGCACTACTGGAGACATGGGAGAGCCTAATACTAGAAAGCGAGTCAGGCGTTGCTGAGATAAGGATGGATCAGGATTTGAAGACACTCTCGGCAGATATAATATCAAGAGCTTGTTTTGGCAGTTCATATTCCCAGGGCAACCAGATTTTTGCAAAGATTGCTTTCTTGCAAGACGCTTTGTCCAAACCTAATATGCTCTTTGGATTTCTGAACTTCAG ATTCTTTCGCACTGAGACTGACAAGAAGATAAGAAGCATGAACAAAGAGGTGGATGATATGTTACTCAAATTAGTGAATGATCGTCGGGCTCAAAGCAAGTTGGGTGGTGTTGAGAAGAAAGATCTATTAGAAATGATACTTGAAAGTGCTGCTAGAGATAATAGTCATAATACTGACATGCCTCATTATAGACATAAAACAGACCGTTTTATTCTGGACAATTGTAGAAATATCTACTTTGCAGGTTCTGAGACCACTGCTCTTACAGTTTCATGGACCTTGATGCTTCTTTCGTTGCACCCGGAATGGCAGGAACGTATTCGCGCAGAGATCGTTGAGGTTGGCGGAGATCATGAACTCTACCATTGCTTGCAAGACATGGATATAGTCCGCAAGTTCAAAACG CTGACGATGGTGATTCTAGAGAGCCTCCGTCTTTATGGCCCAGGAGTCATAGCAGCAAGAGAAGCTCTAACCAACATGAAGTTGGGGGACCTTGATGTCCCGGAAGGCATCCACATGTGGGTTTACCATCCGGCATTGCATCGTGACACCGAAAATTGGGGTGCGGATGCTAATGAGTTTAAGCCGGAGAGGTTTGCAAATGGAGTGTCTGAATCGTGCAAGTATCCCCAAGCATACATGCCATTTGGTTTTGGGACTCGATTGTGCATAGGTCAGACATTTGCCATGCTACAACTGAAGATAGTACTCTCTCTGATTTTATCCAAGTTCTCATTCTCCCTTTCTCCAAACTATCGCCATTCTCCTGTTTATAAGATGTTACTGTTGCCTGAGCATGGGATAAGACTCATTGTGAGGCGTGTGTAG
- the LOC101296115 gene encoding uncharacterized transporter YBR287W-like isoform 1 encodes MESILTMVEMGSQVGSQSLLSTIKIAVLPIAKVFTVCSLGLLMASKYVNILPANGRKLLNGLVFSLLLPCLIFSQLGQAITWEKMLEWWFIPANVVLGSISGSIIGYITASIVRPPYPYFKFTIVQIGIGNIGNVPLVLIAALCRDTSNPFGDTCSTNGTAYISFGQWVGAIILYTYVFHMLAPPPEGTFDIDEETLPIKSPSDGDTTGQVPLLTHDEQEEEEEQKHEEVVETNTNSSKKSKIIEILIFLYEKLNLKQLLHPPIIASVLAMFLGAIPFLKKQIFESGGPLFFFTDSCTILGDAMIPCILLALGGNLINGPGSSKLGFRTTAAIIFARLVLVPPAGLGIVTLADKLGFLPDGDKMFRFVLLLQHTMPTSVLAGAVANLRGCGREAAAVLFWVHIFAVFSMAGWIVLYLNILF; translated from the exons ATGGAGAGCATTTTGACAATGGTGGAGATGGGGAGTCAAGTAGGAAGCCAGTCGTTACTCAGTACAATCAAGATTGCAGTATTGCCAATAGCAAAGGTTTTTACGGTTTGTTCTTTGGGTCTTCTTATGGCTTCCAAGTATGTTAACATCTTGCCGGCTAATGGGAGGAAGCTCTTGAATGGG CTGGTTTTCTCGCTTTTGCTTCCGTGCTTGATATTCTCCCAGCTCGGACAAGCTATCACCTGGGAGAAAATGCTCGAGTG GTGGTTTATTCCTGCGAATGTAGTTCTTGGTAGTATATCAGGCTCAATTATAGGTTATATAACCGCATCCATTGTTCGTCCACCATACCCATACTTCAAGTTCACAATTGTACAGATTGGAATAG GAAACATTGGGAATGTGCCACTTGTTCTGATTGCCGCTCTATGTAGAGACACATCCAACCCTTTCGGTGACACATGTAGTACAAATGGGACTGCCTATATTTCGTTTGGCCAGTGG GTTGGTGCAATCATCCTTTACACTTACGTATTTCATATGTTGGCCCCTCCTCCAGAGGGTACCTTTGACATTGATGAGGAAACTCTCCCAATCAAGAGCCCTAGTGATGGAGACACGACTGGACAAGTTCCTTTGCTTACACATGACGAACAAGAAGAAGAGGAAGAGCAAAAACATGAAGAAGTTGTAGAAACCAACACAAATTCTTCAAAGAAATCTAAG ATTATAGAGATCTTGATTTTTTTGTATGAGAAGTTGAACCTCAAACAACTTCTTCATCCCCCTATAATAGCTTCT GTCCTAGCCATGTTCCTTGGCGCAATACCATTCTTAAAAAAACAGATCTTTGAATCTGGCGGTCCACTTTTCTTCTTCACTGACAGCTGCACTATCCTTGG GGATGCCATGATTCCATGCATTCTTTTGGCATTAGGCGGCAACCTTATCAATG GCCCAGGGAGTTCCAAACTTGGTTTTCGAACAACAGCCGCTATTATTTTTGCACGGTTGGTCTTGGTCCCCCCGGCAGGACTTGGGATTGTAACGTTGGCCGATAAGCTTGGTTTCCTTCCTGATGGTGATAAGATGTTTCGTTTTGTCCTACTGCTCCAGCACACAATGCCAACATCTGTTCTTGCTG GTGCTGTTGCAAATTTAAGAGGCTGTGGAAGGGAGGCCGCCGCTGTCTTGTTCTGGGTTCATATATTTGCGGTGTTTTCCATGGCTGGGTGGATTGTTCTTTACCTCAACATACTATTTTAA
- the LOC101296115 gene encoding uncharacterized transporter YBR287W-like isoform 2, whose translation MESILTMVEMGSQVGSQSLLSTIKIAVLPIAKVFTVCSLGLLMASKYVNILPANGRKLLNGLVFSLLLPCLIFSQLGQAITWEKMLEWWFIPANVVLGSISGSIIGYITASIVRPPYPYFKFTIVQIGIGNIGNVPLVLIAALCRDTSNPFGDTCSTNGTAYISFGQWVGAIILYTYVFHMLAPPPEGTFDIDEETLPIKSPSDGDTTGQVPLLTHDEQEEEEEQKHEEVIIEILIFLYEKLNLKQLLHPPIIASVLAMFLGAIPFLKKQIFESGGPLFFFTDSCTILGDAMIPCILLALGGNLINGPGSSKLGFRTTAAIIFARLVLVPPAGLGIVTLADKLGFLPDGDKMFRFVLLLQHTMPTSVLAGAVANLRGCGREAAAVLFWVHIFAVFSMAGWIVLYLNILF comes from the exons ATGGAGAGCATTTTGACAATGGTGGAGATGGGGAGTCAAGTAGGAAGCCAGTCGTTACTCAGTACAATCAAGATTGCAGTATTGCCAATAGCAAAGGTTTTTACGGTTTGTTCTTTGGGTCTTCTTATGGCTTCCAAGTATGTTAACATCTTGCCGGCTAATGGGAGGAAGCTCTTGAATGGG CTGGTTTTCTCGCTTTTGCTTCCGTGCTTGATATTCTCCCAGCTCGGACAAGCTATCACCTGGGAGAAAATGCTCGAGTG GTGGTTTATTCCTGCGAATGTAGTTCTTGGTAGTATATCAGGCTCAATTATAGGTTATATAACCGCATCCATTGTTCGTCCACCATACCCATACTTCAAGTTCACAATTGTACAGATTGGAATAG GAAACATTGGGAATGTGCCACTTGTTCTGATTGCCGCTCTATGTAGAGACACATCCAACCCTTTCGGTGACACATGTAGTACAAATGGGACTGCCTATATTTCGTTTGGCCAGTGG GTTGGTGCAATCATCCTTTACACTTACGTATTTCATATGTTGGCCCCTCCTCCAGAGGGTACCTTTGACATTGATGAGGAAACTCTCCCAATCAAGAGCCCTAGTGATGGAGACACGACTGGACAAGTTCCTTTGCTTACACATGACGAACAAGAAGAAGAGGAAGAGCAAAAACATGAAGAAGTT ATTATAGAGATCTTGATTTTTTTGTATGAGAAGTTGAACCTCAAACAACTTCTTCATCCCCCTATAATAGCTTCT GTCCTAGCCATGTTCCTTGGCGCAATACCATTCTTAAAAAAACAGATCTTTGAATCTGGCGGTCCACTTTTCTTCTTCACTGACAGCTGCACTATCCTTGG GGATGCCATGATTCCATGCATTCTTTTGGCATTAGGCGGCAACCTTATCAATG GCCCAGGGAGTTCCAAACTTGGTTTTCGAACAACAGCCGCTATTATTTTTGCACGGTTGGTCTTGGTCCCCCCGGCAGGACTTGGGATTGTAACGTTGGCCGATAAGCTTGGTTTCCTTCCTGATGGTGATAAGATGTTTCGTTTTGTCCTACTGCTCCAGCACACAATGCCAACATCTGTTCTTGCTG GTGCTGTTGCAAATTTAAGAGGCTGTGGAAGGGAGGCCGCCGCTGTCTTGTTCTGGGTTCATATATTTGCGGTGTTTTCCATGGCTGGGTGGATTGTTCTTTACCTCAACATACTATTTTAA